In Peptostreptococcus equinus, the DNA window AAGAGCAAAGATATAGTAGTGTTTTCTCAAAATGGCGAATATAGTGTTAAAAGATTTATAAATGATGAATCTAATAGGAGATTTATATTTAAGCCTGAAAGCTATGATGATACTTATACAGATATTATTGTAAATTATGATGATAGCGAAGATTTAAAACTTATAGGAAAAGTTGTAAAATATATAGTTGATGTTGATTAATAATAGTTACGATAATGTAACTATTATTGCAACTGTTTTCCTGTGATGTTATTATAAAATTAAATAAATTATATTTTTTAGGGGGTTTATAATGAACGATGTAGAAAAAAAGAAAAAAGGCGGTTGCTTTAAAGTAGGTTGTTTAATTGTAATAATAATTTTTGTTGTAGGCACTATTATAGGTTCTTTATTGTCGGATAAAGAAAAGACAGCCACTAATAAAACAAAAGTCGAAGAAAAACAATTAACTGATAATACAACTAATGATTTACCAGTTGTATTTGATACAAAAAAATACATAAATAAAACTAAAGATGATATTATCAATGAATTAGGTCAGCCGCAAAGCACTGATAAATTCGATTGGGATTCACAAGGAAGTGGTGATAAATATAATATATCAACTTTATCTTATAAAAAAGATAACATTGACTATGAATATTGGTTTTATAAAGATAAATTAGTAAGAATTAATATTGACAACGAAAATGGCATTGAATTTGGAACAAAAAATCAGTTGTCTATATTGAATCTCGATACTTACAAATATAAAGTTAAAAATATAAATGTTGCAATAGATTTTGTTTCAAAAGAGGCAGGTATTGATGAAAGTATCCCTGAACAGATAAGATTTATGCAAGTAGAAAACAGCAAAGCTAAAAATATTAAAATAATATATAATATGCTTGTTGCTGGTCAATAGAACTATTGGGAATTTCCCATAAGTTGAAATAAAAAAAGAAGTAGTATCAAGTTTGGCGACCGAACTACTTCTTGGCTAGACACGTACAGTATTAGTACGTCCTTTTGTAATACAATTATATCAGAGAAAGGGGATAAAATCAATGAATAAAGACTACCACGAACAAGAAATTTGGACGCATATTCAAAAAGATGGATCAGTTAAGTATGAGTTACAGTATACCGCTCCAAACGGAAAAAAAAGACGAAAGACAAGGAAGTACGCTAAAGACACTGCTAAGAACAGAAATCAAGCTAAAAAGGACATTATGCAAGCTATAGATGAAGAATTTGAGCAGGCTAAGTTAGATGATTGTATCACACTTGGGAAATTAATAGATATGTGGTTCAAAACTAAGCAATATACTAGGCAAACAACTTACAAAACAGTTAATTCTCAATTTAATTCGCTTAAAAATCTACTTGGAGAAAATTTGATAATAGATACTTTAAGTTTAAAACAAATGAATCTGCTTTTTTTAAATGCCACTAAAAGTAATAGGAAATTCATTAAAATGTTACTTAATTTTGGTTTTAGTGAAGGAATCTTAACCAACTATGAATTAAATAATTTTAAAAATATTAAAAATAGTGCTGTACATGATAATGTTGTTGAAAAAGAATACTATGAAAAAGAAGAACTAAAAGTTATTTTTAAAAATTTGAAAGAAAAAGACACTTATACAAGTGTAATGACATCTTATATTCTAGAATTTCAAACACTTACTGGTAATAGGATTGGGGAGATATTAGCTCTAAAGGATTCAGAAGTGAAAAATAATACTATTAATATTAACGCTACTTATTCAAATGGCTTTTTAGTTAATGCAACAAAAACAGCTACATCAAATAGAATACTTGGTTTAAATAAACGTTGCAAAGAAATAATATTAGAAGCTAAAAAATTGAAGTTTGAAAACGGTATTAGAAGCGACATAGTATTTTGCAGTAGAAAAGGTTTATACTTAGATATAACTTCAATAAGGCAATGTTTAAAGTCAATTGGAGCTAATCAAAAAACTCATAAATTCAGAAAAACACACGCAAGCTTGTTAGCTGAGGCAGGTGTCCCCTTACAAGTCATAACTAGACGACTAGGGCATAAAGATTCCAAAATAACTGAAAGAATATACATACAAGTTACTAGAAAAATGAAAGAAAATGATATAGAACTATTTTCTAATCTAGAAATACTTTAACACACTTTTCAACACACTTACAAAGAGTATGTTTCTTGAAAGTGTTAGTACAACTTATATTCACGATTTTATCAATATTACTCATTTTTATATGAAATTAGTGGCATTTATTAAAGGCAGCTATACACTTTGTACAGCTGCCTAATTTCTCTTTATTTAAAGCTGTGTTCTTGCTTGAAATTCTTCTTTCTCAAAAACATCTTCAATCCTAGCATTGACTTCTACTACCCTTAGGCCAGTCATACTCATTACTTCATTTTCTATCTTAGCTTTTATTTGTTCATATACAGCCCTAGCATTTTTTCCATATTCAATAATTAATCTTAGATCTACGGCTACTTCGCTAGTGCCAACTTCTACATTGATTCCCTCAGAAGAACCTCTTCCTACAATACCTGAAAAAGCATTTGAATTTCCTCTAGCAATTGCTGCACCCTCAATATCTCTTAGTGCCATAGATACAATTTTTACTATAACTTGTTCATCAAATACCAAAGTGCTATTGTTTTCGTAGTCTCTTACAGTCATATCATTGTTGTTCATACCATCTACCTCCAATTACTAAATCTATTTCTTTTAAATTTTCTTATAAGCCAATCAAAAAACATTATTATCCTAGAATTTTTATCCAACAACTGTCCTATTATATTGGCGATTAATATTATAATAAATAAAAATAATGTCTTCCAAAATCCAATTAATAATGTACAAATCGCAAATATTAGTCCTACTAGAGTTCCAATAAAAGTATTTGGTTTCTTATGATAATATCTTGTGAGTTCATTAGATACATCTATCTTATATTTAGATTTATTATTATCATATCCCCTATACGAATCGCTTATATCATCGCTACTATCAAGATTAATATTATTTCTAGCATATTTATTACTGCTCATATTATCATCCATATTGTCGCTTGATTCATATATTATTTGAGTTTTTACATTATTATCAAAATCGCCATTGTATTCATCTATGTCTACTATATGGTAATTTTCATCCAACAATTTATTGTCCCCCTACCTTACTCTACTGCCTTTTTTTCTAGAGCTTGCTCCAGATTGATTAGACTTAATATCTCTTTCATCTCTTATTCTTTTATCTTTATGATTTATTTCCTTATACTTTACATTGTGATATTTTATATTCACTTGATTAACTTTTCTGCCTAGAAAAGCTTCTAAAGCCTTATAAATTTTATCTTGTATATCTAAACATAAGCTATCTACAGCTACTTGATTTTCTCCATCTTTATTCCCACATAGATATTCATCAAGACCACATTTTATATTTACGATGACATCTGCCTGAGAATTTTTATTATTTTTTATACTAGTCTTTATCTTTTGTTCCACAACTTCTGGATATGTTGCTAATACCTTTTCACAAGTCTGTGCTATTGAAGAATCAGAAATAGATATTTGCCCCTTATCATCAGCCAAAATCAAATAAGAGTCAGGAGATTTTTTTCCCAAAGTAAATAATATTTTTGCAAGAGATGATAATATAAAAATTCCTAAAATAATCATCATAGAATATACAAATATGTTCTCATTCATATATGACAAAATAGGTTCCAAATAACTCTTGTTATAGAAAAATATTAATAAAGATATAGCAAGCAAAATCGCCAGCAAATAGTAAATAAAATTCAATAATTTCTTCATAGACTATTCAGCCTCCATTTTCATTTATAAGTTTGTATCATCACTTATAGTATAACATAATACTATAAGTGATTACATATTAAAATTTTTGAAATTTCTGTGAAATAATGTTTATAGGTAATATTAATTTATTTATTGATATAAAAAAAGCCCATTGAACTTTGCATATGCATATTCTTTAGGCTTTTCATATACGAAAAATTAAATTACTTAAACTCTCTACTGCCAGGCTTTACAAGTTCTATTTTTCCTTCTTTACACAGTGGACAATTTTCTGCATCATATACTTTTATATCTATGTCTATTGCACTGTATATTGGCATTCCTATATCTTCTGATGTCCTATTAGCTATACAAGCTACTCCTATTACTTCTCCTCCCAATTTTTCTAAAACTTTTTTTGTTTCTTTCGTTGATTTGCCTGTAGTTACCACGTCTTCTGCTATTATTATTTTAGAACCTGGTTTTATTTCAAATCCTCTTCTAAGCTCCATTACATTATTTTTTCTTTCTGTGAAAATAGCTTCTTTGCCAAGTTGTCTACCCAACTCATAAGATACTACCACTCCGCCCATAGCAGGTCCCACTACTAAATCTATATCTAAATCTTTTATTTTTTCTACTACTATACTCAGTACTTGTGCTGCTTTGTCAGGATATCTAAGCACTTTTGCACACTGTACATATCTATTTGAATGCTTTCCTGAAGACAATAAAAAATGTCCCTCTAAAAGTGCATCACAATCTCTTAAAATATTTATTACATCAACATTAGTCATATTATACCTCCACAAAATCATATTATACTTTTTATCTTTATTAATAAATTTATTTTTAATGAATATATTTTTTATACTTTATTAAATATAAACTTATACATTCCTATATTATCCCTCTGATTTCATCTAGACTATTAATACCATTTTGATTCATATAGTATTTTAAATCCTCTATTATCTTTTCACCTATTTTTGGGTCTACAAAGTTCGCAGTTCCTATTTGTACACAAGTTGCTCCTGCCATAATAAATTCTATAACATCTTCAGCACACATAATACCACCCATTCCTACGACTGGAATATTAACAGACTTAGATACTTCATATACCATTCTAAGAGCTATAGGTTTGATAGCTGGACCTGATAGACCCGCTGTAATATTATCAAATACCGGCTTTTTATTTTTTATGTCTATGGCCATTGCTTTAAATGTATTTACCAGTGAGACTCCATCAGCACCTTCTTCTTCACATACCTTTGCCATCTCTACTATATCCTCTGCGTTTGGTGAAAGTTTTACTATTAAAGTTTTTTTGCAAACTTCCCTTACTGACCTCACTATATCTCTTGCTACTTCTGATTTGATTCCAAAAGCCATACCTCCGTACTTTACATTAGGGCATGAAATATTAAGCTCAATTATATCAAAATCTTCATCGCTTAGTAATTTTGCGCCTTCTATATAATCATCTTCACAATTACCACCCAAATTTACTATCCTACAAGTATCTATCTTGGAAAAGTCTTTTAATTCATTTTCAATAAATCCTTTTACTCCTGGATTTTCAAGTCCCACACTATTCATCATTCCTGATGGTGTCTCATATACTCTAAGTCCATCATTTCCCTGTCTTTTATCAAAAGTAAGGCCTTTTGAACTAATTCCACCTAAGAGTGATACATCATAAATTTCTCCATATTCTTTTCCGAATCCAAATGTTCCTGATGCCATTATTATTGGATTTTTTAAATCAAAGCCACACAAATTCACTTTTAAATCTGCCATTATAAAATCACATCCTCTCCCCAGAATACTGGTCCGTCTTTGCACGTTTTTTTATTACCTGAATGTGTTTTACAAGTGCATACTAAACATGCTCCCACTCCACAAGCCATATGATTTTCTAGGGAAACCTGAACTCTAGTACGTGTTTCATTAGCCATATCTAATATTTTTTTCATCATAGGTGTAGGTCCACATACCATAATGTAATCATATTTTTCTACATCTAATATATCTGTAATAAATGTTGATCCTTTTGTCGTAAAAACATTCTCACATTCTTTTGAAAATATATCCAACATTATTTCTTCTTCATTAAAACCTAAATATGCATCACAATTTTCCAGTTCTTTTGCGACCATATATAAAGGAGCTATTCCAACTCCACCACCTACTAGAGCAATTTTACCCTTAACCTTTTCAAAACCATTTCCATAAGGTCCTTCTAATTTTATATAATCATATTCTCTTAATTTTGATATTATTTCAGTTCCCTTGCCTACTACCTTGTACAAGAAACTTATATAATTTTCTTCTACTTCAAAAATGCTGATTGGTCTAGACAATAATGGAAAATTATCCCATGCTCTTAGCATATAAAATTGTCCCATTTTAGCATTAAATTTTCCTTCTATTTTTATGTAGTATATATTGTCGCCCACATAATAATTTTCTACTACCTTGTAATCCATTTTTCTACTCCCCAATCCCCAACAATTTCATTATTAATGCCATCCTAACATACATACCATATTGAGCTTGTTCAAAATATTTTGCCCTTGGATCTTGATCTACTTCTACTGCAATTTCATTTACTCTTGGAAGTGGATGTAAAACCAACATATTTTCTTTTGCTTTAGACATTTTTTCAACATCTAATATGTATGTATCCTTTAATCTCTCATATTGAGCCTTATCTTCAAATCTTTCTCTTTGAACTCTAGTCATGTATAATATATCGCATTTTCCTATTGCTTCTTCTAAAGATGCTGTCTGCTCATAATTAATTCCTTCTATATCATTTAAAACTTCTTCTGGCATTTTTAATTCATCTGGAGCTATAAAAATAAACTTTGTGTCGGTATATCTTGACATAGCTTTTGCAAGTGAATGCACAGTTCTACCATACTTTAAATCCCCACACATTGCTATAGTTAAATTATTTAATTGTCCCCTACATGCTTTTATTGTAAGTAGGTCTGTAAGTGTCTGAGTTGGATGTTGATTTTTTCCGTCTCCTGCATTTATAAAAGGAATTTTGCATGCTTTTGATGCTTGAATTGCTGCTCCTGATATTGGATGTCTCATAGCTATTACATCCACATAATTAGAAACTGTTGTGATCGTATCTTCTAGACTCTCTCCCTTTGATACAGATGAAGCTCCTGGATCAGAAAAACCTATTATTCTTCCTCCCAATCTATTCATCGCTGCTTCAAAACTAAGTCTAGTTCGAGTTGATGGTTCATAGAATAATGTAGCTAATAGTTTGCCTTCAGCTACTCTTATATATTTTGATGGGTCTTCTTTGATTCTTAAACCCAAATCTAGTACTGATTCGATTTCTTCTACTGAGAAATCTGCTGGTTGGACAAGGTGTCTACCTACTAATGTCATTATATTTTCCTCCTTTTCGGCCTCACAGGACCCAATTAAAGCATAAAAATTTTCTACCTTAAAGATTAACATCTTTGCTAGCTAATGTCAAGAAAAATAAAGTAAGTCTATATTCAATATTATACTTTACATTTAATATAAACTACTTTCAAATAACAATAGACTAGCCATTTAGGCTAGTCTACAAACTAATATATTATAAGCTGCATCTCTTATTTCTGATGCATTTTTGAAGGGCAACCCGTACAACCACCTGAGTGTGAGCAACCACTGCAAGCCCCATTTTTTCTTACATATTTAAATGCTACAAATACTGCCACAGCTATTATAGCCACTACTACAACTGTTGAAATCATCGATGTATTCATAATTTTTTCCCCTTTCTCTTATTTACATTAGTTAAATTACCCATAAATGATATTAAATATCATTTATGGGTAATTTTATTTCACTTACTTTACAATCTTATTTTCATTTTTCCACATATTAACAATAAAATATATATAAACTATAATTAATTTTCTGATACAGCTCTTTTAACTTCTACATCAGATAAATTTTTTGGTTTTCTAACTAGTAGATAAATAAATATTATCAATACTAATCCTGCTACAGCAGTCCAAATATTTGGAGACTTTCCTAATACTAATACACTACCGAACTGGAATACCATTAAAGCCATACCATATGCAAATAAGCACTGATAAATTACTGTGAACCAAGTCCATCTAGCATCATTCATTTCTTCTCTAATAGCACCTACTGCGGCAAAACAAGGTACGCATAGCTGATTGAATACCATAAAACTTAATGCAGATACCGTAGTAAATGCTGCTGTAGTATATTCAATCATCGATGGAGTATCTGCACCAACATCTCCACCCAAACCTGCTACAACACCAAATGTAGAAACTACTACCTCTTTGGCAGCCAATCCACCTATTGTAGCCACTGTAGATGTCCAATCACCAAATCCTATTGGTGAGAATATTGGAGCAATTGCTCTACCCATAGCTTCTAATAATGAATGACTTTCATTACTAAATTCGACAAATTCAAAGCTTGTAGATACATTCTGTAAGAACCAAATTATTATTGTAGCAAGTAAAATTACTGTACCTGCCTTTATTATAAATGCTTTAATTCTATCCCAAGTAGTTCTCAGTACATTTGTTACTGTTGGTATATGGTATTCTGGAAGTTCCATAACAAATGGAGCTGGATCCCCTGCAAATTTTCTAGTCTTCTTTAGAATCACTCCTGAAATTACAACAGCAATAATACCTATAAAGTAGCATAGAGGTGCAAACCACCAACCTTTTCTGCCTGCAAACACTGATGCTGCAAATAACGCTATTATTTCAGTCTTAGCGCCACAAGGCATAAATGAGGCTACCATTATAGTCATTCTTCTATCATTTTCATTTTCTATTGTTCTTGTAGCCATAACACCTGGTACTGAACAACCTGTACCTATTAAAATAGGTATAAATGACTTTCCAGATAAACCAAATCTACGAAATATTCTATCCAGTATAAAAGCTATTCTAGACATGTAACCAATATCTTCTAATATAGCCATTAGTAAATAAAGAGTTGCAATTATTGGTAGGAATCCAAGTACACCACCTACACCACCAATTATTCCATCTACCACTAAGCTATTTACCCATGGTGCAACCTTTGCAGATTCAAGCAATGAACCTACACCACCACCTATTATCTCTCCAAAAAATACATCGTTGACCCAGTCAGTTACTGGACCTCCGACTATTGTAACAGCAATATAGTAAACAAAGAACATAATAGCCACAAATATTGGTATAGCTAAAAATCTATTTGTAAGAATTCTATCGGCCTTATCACTCGCTGTAAGCCCTGTCCTTCCCTTTTTTACTGTATTTGCTACTATCGATGATATATATGTATATCTTGCATCTGTTATAATTCCTTCGCCATCATCGTCAAGTTCGGCTTCAGCCTTAGCAATCACTGATTCTACATCTGTCTTTTCGTTTGCACTCAAATTTAAGCTTTCTGTTGCTTTTTCGTCATTTTCAAATAGTTTAATTGCATACCATCTACTGTGATTTGAAAATTGTATTTTTCCTACAGATTTTTCTATTTCATTTAAATATTCTTCAACCTGCTCATCAAAAACATCTATTGGTTGATAATTTCTGCCTACTGCTTTTCTAGCTTCTTCTATTACTTTATCTATATTTTTATTTCTAAGTGCTGATATTTCAATTACAGGACATCCCAAATCAGCGCTTAGTTGTCTGACATTAATCTTATCGCCATTTTTTTCTACTATATCCATCATATTTAAAGCTATTATCATAGGTATACCTAATTCTGATAGCTGAGTAGATAGATATAAATTTCTTTCTATATTAGATGCATCTACAACATCCACTATCACATCTGGTTTTTCATTAATTAAGTATTCTCTACTTACTACCTCTTCCAGAGTATATGGTGATAATGAATAAATACCTGGTAAGTCTGTTATTTTTACCTCTTTATCTTTTTTGTAAGACCCTATTTTTTTCTCAACTGTTACTCCAGGCCAGTTACCAACATATTGGTTAGATCCTGTTAGAGCATTGAAAAGCGTTGATTTTCCACAGTTAGGATTACCTGCTAGTGCAATTGTAATACTCATCTTTTATCCCCTCTCTATTAATTCAATTTCAACACAAGATGAATCGTCTTTTCTTAGCGAAAGTTCATAACCTCTTAGTGATATCTGTACTGGATCGCCCAAAGGAGCCACCTTTCTAACATACAATTCGGCATTTTTCGTTATACCCATATCCATAATTCTTCTTTTTAACGGGCCACTACCATGGATTTTTTTTACCGAATAATAATTACCCACTTCGGCATCTTTTAATGTTTTCATAATAATTCCTCTTTTCGTATTGATATTGAAATCTATTCTCATTATAATTTTAAAAATAGACTTCATTATGATATTAAATATTTATTAAAATATAAATTATTGCTAACTAAACTATTATTTTTGATTAAATATTATATTTTATCAATTATATATTATATAATTAACTTTAATTCAGTGGAGACACGTTAATCTTTTTCGCTAAATCTTTTCCTATACCAACTCTACTGTCTCTCACATTAACAATTATATTCCCCATATTTTCTGATATTACTGTTACTGGAGTACCATCTACAAAACCCATATTTGCTAATTGTTTTTTCTGGTCATCTTTTATTCTTATTTTCACTATCTGCATAGCTACTCCTATAGGTGCAATTGATAGGTTCATATAAACCCCTCCTTAAATATAATAGAAACTCATTATCATCTATTGCATAAATTTTAATAATTAAACTAATTTGATATAAATAGTATAGTTCAATCAATATTAATTGTCAATAAGTTGTTAAGATTTAATTAAAAACATTTTTCATTTCTGATAATAATCGTTTGTATTATTTTTCATTTCTTTGCAAAAAAAAGACTGCTAAAAGCAGTCTTTTGATTTATTTATATTTTAGTACCATCCTCTAAGTTTCATTGCAGTAGCAACTCTCTTAACTGAATGCATGTAAGCAGATTCTCTCATAGTTACACCATATTCTTCTTTGATTGCCCAAAGAGCTTCAAATGCTTTAACCATAGCTTCATCTTCTTTTTGTTCAACTTCAGCTTCAGACCAATAGTATCCATATAAGTTCTGTACCCATTCGAAGTAAGAAACAGTAACACCACCAGCATTAGTTAATATATCTGGAGTAAGAACTATTCCCTTTCTATTAAGAACTTCGTCACCTTCTGGAGTTGTAGGTCCATTAGCAGCTTCACAAACTAGCTTAGCTTTAATCATTTCAGCAACCTTAGCATCAATTGAATTTTCAAGAGCAGCAGGAACAACAACATCAACATCTGCAGACCAGAATTCATCCATGTTTATCATTTTAGCACCTGGGAAGTCAACTAAGTTACCCTTTTCAGCTCTGTAGTCCATCATTGCCTGGAAATCTAAACCATCTTCTTTGTATAAAGCATACGGTCCAACTTCCTTATCCCATTCTGCAAGTGCAACAACTTTTCCGCCTAATTTCTGGATATTTTTAACTGTGTAAGCACCAACATTACCAAATCCCTGTACAGCAACAGTTGCTCTCTTCATGTCTATTCCTAATTTCTTAGCAGATTCTCTAACTGTAACAGCAACACCATAACCAGTAGCTTCATTTCTTCCTAATGATCCACCGAATTCAACTGGCTTTCCAGTTAATACACCGATTGAAGAAACACCAACAAGTTTATTGTATTCATCAACCATCCAAGACATTATTTTACCATTTGTATTTACGTCTGGAGCAGGAACGTCAACTTTTTCTCCGATTAACTTGTAGATACCATCTATGTATCCTCTAGATAATCTTTCTAATTCACCTTCAGATAATTCAGATGGATCAACTATGATTCCACCCTTACCACCACCGTAAGGTATACCAGTTGTTGAGCACTTGAAAGTCATCCATATAGAAAGTGCCTTTACTTCTTCAAGAGAAACGTTTGGATGGAATCTAATACCACCTTTAGTTGGTCCTACAGCGTCATTATGCTGAGATCTGTATCCCTTAAAAACCTTTATAGAACCGTCATCCATTTTAACTGGGATGTTAACTTCGATAACTCTTCTTGGTTCTTTAAGTAGTTCATAAACCTGTGGTTCCATTCCTAATTTATCACAAGCGTTCTTTACTTGAGCCTGTGCCATTTCAAATACATTTGCCATTTGTAAGCCTCCTTAAATTAAGATACTCTATTTATATTTTTGTAGGAAATTTTCCCCTTTTTCAACAACAATTCTAGTTCGGAGAACATTTTCCTAACTCTAATGTGATTATAACACATATAAATAAAATAGTGTATAAAATTTTAATATTTTATGACTTTTTTTTATTTTCTTTTTAATTCACTATCGAAAGTTCGAATAATCTAATTTTTCAGAATATTTTTAAGTCTATAAATCCATATATAAAAATCAAATATTTTCACTATACTCTATCTGTAAACTACATAAGAAAAAACCCTATACATTTAATGTATAGGGTAAAATTCTCGAATATTATCTTATTATTATTCTGGCTGAGGTGCATCCACTGGACAAACACCTGCACATGATCCACAGTCTATACAAGCAGATCCATCGATAACGTAGATTCCGTCACCTTCAGATATACATGATACTGGACATTCAGCAGCACAAGCGCCACAACTAATACAAGAATCTTTAATTACATAAGCCATTGTTATTACCTCCAAATTTAAATATATTTATCATCAAATTCATTATAACAGATGACCTATTCTTTTGCAATTGATTTTAAGAAAAAAAAGCATATTTTTTTCTTTGTTTTTCAAAGCTTTAATACTATCAATCTTTTATTTTTACAGTAAAACAAATATAAGATAACTCCAATCATAATTGATAATACTTTTCACATACAATATATGTATTTATTATGCCTCTTCTCCGTCTTTCATTAGATATGAAAGGGTAAATAAACTTTCAGTTAAATTTACACTCTCAACGATTACACTTGATGGCACATCTAAATCAACTGGAGCAAAATTCCATATACCTTTTATACCGCTCTTAACTAGTCTATCTGCTACCTGTTGAGCTCCTTCTTTCGGTATACAAAGTATAGCAATTTCTACATTATTTTCGCTTACAAACGATTCAATTAAATCAGAATCCATTATTTCATAATCTCTAATCTTTAAACCTATCATCCTTGGATTTGCATCAAAAACTGCCATTATATCAAAACCAGCATTTTTAAAACCAGAGTAATTAGTAAGTGCTTGACCCAAATTACCTGAGCCTACTAAAATTGCTTTGTATTTTTTATCAAGTCCTAATATCTTAGCTATTTCTCTATGTAGAGCTTCAACATTGTATCCATATCCTTGTTGGCCAAAACCACCGAAGTTATTCAAATCCTGTCTAATTTGTGAAGCTGTGAATCCTATTATTTCACTTAGTTCTTTTGATGAAATTCTCTGTATGTCTTTTGCAAGCAAGTCTGCTAAGTATCTATAATATTTTGGTAATCTTCTGATTACAGCCATCGAAATATTCTTATTTCCCATTAGAATCCCTCCATGTATATTTTATTACATAGTAAAAAATATATACTTATCAAAAGTTGCATTATATAAAAATAAATTTCAGTATAATTAATATTAAAAACTATGTTACTTATTTCATTATACCTCATTTTCGATAAATTTAAAACATTTTTTTATTCAGCTATTTTTTCCCATTTTTCGTAAAGTTTTTCTAGTTTTTTTTCGAGGTCAGATTTCTCTAGATTGACCTCTTTTAGCTTATTTAAGTCATTATATATCTCTTCT includes these proteins:
- a CDS encoding DUF362 domain-containing protein: MAYVIKDSCISCGACAAECPVSCISEGDGIYVIDGSACIDCGSCAGVCPVDAPQPE
- the feoB gene encoding ferrous iron transport protein B, whose protein sequence is MSITIALAGNPNCGKSTLFNALTGSNQYVGNWPGVTVEKKIGSYKKDKEVKITDLPGIYSLSPYTLEEVVSREYLINEKPDVIVDVVDASNIERNLYLSTQLSELGIPMIIALNMMDIVEKNGDKINVRQLSADLGCPVIEISALRNKNIDKVIEEARKAVGRNYQPIDVFDEQVEEYLNEIEKSVGKIQFSNHSRWYAIKLFENDEKATESLNLSANEKTDVESVIAKAEAELDDDGEGIITDARYTYISSIVANTVKKGRTGLTASDKADRILTNRFLAIPIFVAIMFFVYYIAVTIVGGPVTDWVNDVFFGEIIGGGVGSLLESAKVAPWVNSLVVDGIIGGVGGVLGFLPIIATLYLLMAILEDIGYMSRIAFILDRIFRRFGLSGKSFIPILIGTGCSVPGVMATRTIENENDRRMTIMVASFMPCGAKTEIIALFAASVFAGRKGWWFAPLCYFIGIIAVVISGVILKKTRKFAGDPAPFVMELPEYHIPTVTNVLRTTWDRIKAFIIKAGTVILLATIIIWFLQNVSTSFEFVEFSNESHSLLEAMGRAIAPIFSPIGFGDWTSTVATIGGLAAKEVVVSTFGVVAGLGGDVGADTPSMIEYTTAAFTTVSALSFMVFNQLCVPCFAAVGAIREEMNDARWTWFTVIYQCLFAYGMALMVFQFGSVLVLGKSPNIWTAVAGLVLIIFIYLLVRKPKNLSDVEVKRAVSEN
- a CDS encoding FeoB-associated Cys-rich membrane protein, giving the protein MNTSMISTVVVVAIIAVAVFVAFKYVRKNGACSGCSHSGGCTGCPSKMHQK
- a CDS encoding FeoA family protein produces the protein MKTLKDAEVGNYYSVKKIHGSGPLKRRIMDMGITKNAELYVRKVAPLGDPVQISLRGYELSLRKDDSSCVEIELIERG
- a CDS encoding redox-sensing transcriptional repressor Rex; this encodes MGNKNISMAVIRRLPKYYRYLADLLAKDIQRISSKELSEIIGFTASQIRQDLNNFGGFGQQGYGYNVEALHREIAKILGLDKKYKAILVGSGNLGQALTNYSGFKNAGFDIMAVFDANPRMIGLKIRDYEIMDSDLIESFVSENNVEIAILCIPKEGAQQVADRLVKSGIKGIWNFAPVDLDVPSSVIVESVNLTESLFTLSYLMKDGEEA
- the gluD gene encoding NAD-specific glutamate dehydrogenase, which translates into the protein MANVFEMAQAQVKNACDKLGMEPQVYELLKEPRRVIEVNIPVKMDDGSIKVFKGYRSQHNDAVGPTKGGIRFHPNVSLEEVKALSIWMTFKCSTTGIPYGGGKGGIIVDPSELSEGELERLSRGYIDGIYKLIGEKVDVPAPDVNTNGKIMSWMVDEYNKLVGVSSIGVLTGKPVEFGGSLGRNEATGYGVAVTVRESAKKLGIDMKRATVAVQGFGNVGAYTVKNIQKLGGKVVALAEWDKEVGPYALYKEDGLDFQAMMDYRAEKGNLVDFPGAKMINMDEFWSADVDVVVPAALENSIDAKVAEMIKAKLVCEAANGPTTPEGDEVLNRKGIVLTPDILTNAGGVTVSYFEWVQNLYGYYWSEAEVEQKEDEAMVKAFEALWAIKEEYGVTMRESAYMHSVKRVATAMKLRGWY
- a CDS encoding FeoA family protein — protein: MNLSIAPIGVAMQIVKIRIKDDQKKQLANMGFVDGTPVTVISENMGNIIVNVRDSRVGIGKDLAKKINVSPLN